TGGACTTGAAACTAGGAGTGAGAGTTTCGCAGTTGTCGTTAGCGACATTCGGCGTATACGTTGCTTCACCAGCAGCGGATCCAGCCGCAATCGTTATCGTCCAATTGTATGTCGCGCCATCGCCTGCGCAATCATTCAACTTAGCCTTATTAGCGGCCTTCCAACCTATACCACCTGTAGCAAGAACCACGGAACCAGCGAATTCACCGGTGTAAACAAAATTGGTGGATGCACTTGTTTCTGCCGTCGTCTTAGAACCGGCGGTCGTCACAGTGCCCGGGCCCTTATAACCAATGAGGAACCAGTTGCCAAGTTGGTCTCCGGATTCAGCAATATAAGCATTCTGCAACTTCACGTATTCTCCTGCTATGTTGGAACAAAATAATTCTAACTTTGCCCGCCGCTTTTAAAGGACAAAATAACAATCAAAAAAAGGATTACGATATGCTTTTTTGCGATGTCGCTATACAATATCTGGAGAAGGAAAAATACAATCTTGCGCCGCTTTCGGTGCGGACTTATTATTGGAATATCAAGAAAATAGCAGATTTTAGGCCGGAGTTGGATTGCGAAGACTTGACTCCTGCATTGGTCCAAGAATACAAGTTTCATTTGCAAAAATTGGGGAATAAACCCGCCACAATCAACAAGGCGCTTTCCGTATTTCGGATTTTTACGAACAAGATGGTTGCGGATGGCCTGATTGCAACAAACCCGTTTGACAAGGTGAAGATCGGTCGTGTTTATACGCGTCGGGGATTCCTGACCATGCGTGAGCTCAAGTCGCTCTACCTGAATTTTAATGATAAAAGGCAGTTCCTGACGGAAACTGAGCAGGATGTGGTTCGTGTATTTCTGTTCAGTTGTTTTACTGGACTCCGCTACAGCGACTTGAAGTCTCTTGATGCGGGAGAGATTTTTGACTGGAAAATTCGCAAGCAGATGCACAAGACCGGGGACCCGGTTTATGTGCCTATTCCGCCGCAGGCGAGATTACTTTTGCCGGAGAATATGCCGTCGGGTAAGGTTTTCCACGTTGTGGAAAACTCGCACTTTAACCGGACACTTCGCAGGGCGTCCAAAAAACTGGGGTATCTCAAGCATATCCATTGTCACCTTGCCCGTCATACCTTTGCGACGACGTGCATTTCGCTTGGCATACCATTGCCCGCAACAAGTAAGTTGCTCGGCCATAGGAATCTAGAAACGACGCTAATTTATGCGAAATATGTCGATACGTTCCTTGACAAAGAAATGAAAAAGTTCAACAAACTGTGATCGGTGCTTTGCAGGTCAGTTCAGCACGATGAACGGAACCCACCGCTTGTAGAATTTCTCCTGGAACCCAACAGGGGATAAAATCGGGTTATGGTCGCCCTGGATTATGAATCGTGTTTCAGGGTGCCGGCGAGCCAAATCGGCAATCATGATGAAATCGTTATGCAGTTTGGAACTGTATACGGAGTCAATTGCATCTGCGTTGCTGTAGTATATGTCCGGGAATTCCGACATTGGGAATTTAGTGTCTGCTGTGGTCCAGGCAATAAAATGTTTTTGTGTTGTGTCGGCTAGAATACTATCGATTCTCGCGATTATCTCGGTATCGCGAAGCTGTTTACCTTTGCTTGTAGTTTTCCCGTAAATAACCTCGCCAAAACCGATATTCCTGATGTACTTGTATCGGTAATGTTCTAGACTGTCGCCACCAAAGAGGAAAGTTGTCTGGAATCCGGTATCGGCAAAAACTTTTGGCAAGAAAGTTGTATCACGATGCAATGTAACGGAATCGCGGGTGCAGGTTTGCATAAGGTCCTCTCGCTCGGCGGTGCGTGTGCGGCTGTACATGCGATTATGTGTACCGACTGCGGTTGTGATGCCATTGAATAAACTTATTTGTTTTTCAAAACGCTTCATATCGAGTGGCAAACCCCAACTTTCTACAAGGATTATCACGTTGTTGCGGGTCGAGTCAACATAATCCCGTGTAATGGTGACAGAGTCTGTGACGATGTATTTTGCCTTGTAGTCTTCGGCGATGTGTTTCCTCTGTACGGGCTTGGGAGCAATTCGTTCAAGGTAATCTATGGTCGGGAATTGGGCCAAGGGTTGAGCCGCGTAACGGTTGTTTGCTTCCAGGTGTAACATCAGTGCAACGAATAAAATAAAGCAAATTGTATTGAATTTGAATGGTTTGATTTTCCAAACTATAGCGATGGCAATGCCACATGTGGCAAAAGGTAAAATGCCATACCAACCAGTAGGCCACCCCTTTATGGCGAGTTGGTTTTGTAAGTCAATCCAAGCGATAGAGAATAGGCTGATAGTGAACGAAGCAAGAATGAAAATGAAAAAAAAGAATCGGAGAAGTCGTCCCTTTGTCATCCCCGCGAAGGCGGGGATCTCCTTTAACATGTAGTTCTTTACGAATACGATAAGCAACAGCAGTGCAAAATATTCATACCCAAACAATCCGCGGACAATGTCTTGCCCCTTCTCGAATGTGAGCAAGAACGGCACAATAGT
The sequence above is drawn from the Fibrobacter sp. UWR2 genome and encodes:
- a CDS encoding site-specific integrase produces the protein MPAAFKGQNNNQKKDYDMLFCDVAIQYLEKEKYNLAPLSVRTYYWNIKKIADFRPELDCEDLTPALVQEYKFHLQKLGNKPATINKALSVFRIFTNKMVADGLIATNPFDKVKIGRVYTRRGFLTMRELKSLYLNFNDKRQFLTETEQDVVRVFLFSCFTGLRYSDLKSLDAGEIFDWKIRKQMHKTGDPVYVPIPPQARLLLPENMPSGKVFHVVENSHFNRTLRRASKKLGYLKHIHCHLARHTFATTCISLGIPLPATSKLLGHRNLETTLIYAKYVDTFLDKEMKKFNKL